A window of the Streptomyces luomodiensis genome harbors these coding sequences:
- a CDS encoding DinB family protein, whose amino-acid sequence MDSPRCDLLRWQFGLTWSLFEYHLERLAPEDFLWEPAAECWTVRRDARGGWVPDWADTEPDPVPVPTIGWVSWHLGWWLGVTTDHVCGRTPRERADIVWPGPGDAAIAWLRGLRDDWLSGLDHLTDADLDRAATFPWERDPERTVAHTVAWVNAELMKNVSEIGQLRLLRAASPLRAGE is encoded by the coding sequence GTGGATTCTCCCCGATGCGATCTGCTGCGCTGGCAGTTCGGCTTGACCTGGTCGTTGTTCGAGTACCACCTGGAGCGTCTGGCGCCTGAGGACTTCCTGTGGGAGCCGGCCGCCGAGTGCTGGACCGTTCGCCGGGACGCCCGGGGCGGCTGGGTCCCGGACTGGGCGGATACGGAGCCGGATCCGGTGCCCGTTCCCACGATCGGCTGGGTGAGTTGGCACCTGGGATGGTGGCTGGGCGTGACCACTGATCACGTATGTGGCCGCACGCCCCGTGAGCGGGCGGACATCGTATGGCCGGGGCCGGGAGACGCGGCGATCGCTTGGCTGCGCGGCCTTCGGGACGACTGGCTGAGCGGGCTGGATCACCTCACCGACGCCGATCTCGACCGCGCCGCGACATTCCCGTGGGAGCGCGACCCCGAGCGGACCGTCGCTCACACGGTGGCGTGGGTGAACGCGGAACTCATGAAGAACGTCTCGGAGATCGGCCAGCTGCGGCTGCTGCGTGCCGCGTCCCCGCTGCGCGCCGGGGAATGA